Within the Paenibacillus sp. AN1007 genome, the region GGCAACTCTTCACCATTGGATATAAAAAAGTACATCGGCACATCCGGAACGCCTTGTTCAGCTGCCTTCTTGGCATTTGCCTTAATCATCCTGATTTCCTCATTCATGTTGGATGTCTGTGTGTTCCTATAGAATAAAGCCCGGTACAGCTCCTCATCATGGGGTGACAGCTGATTCTCCTGAATGGCGGCAGAGGAATCTGCGATCGCCGGAAAAAATCGTGTAATCCCTATGCGTGCTCCCAAAGTTACGACATTCAACATCAGCTTTGAGGGCAGTGGATATTTCTCATACACTTCTGGAATTGCAGGATCTAGTCCAATAATAGCTCTTACTTCATCAGGATACTTTTGTGCCCAATATACAGCCTCGACACCCGACATGGAGTGTGGAAATAGTATATATGGCGGACGCTGACCAGCCCTATTCAAGGCTGCACGTGTCTCTTCTAACATCATGTCAATATCCCGAGAGACATCTGCTGCTTCGCTAAAACCGTAACCCGCTTTCTCCACTACAGCAATTCGGTGTTGTACGGATAATTTCGAGTAAAGTGCCTTGAAGTCTAATACGGGTGCAGATGTACCCGCCCCTGAAAGAAAAACGAGCGTCTGCAGCCCGAACCCCTCAGTATAAACATGCATCATATGATCGTTTACAGAAACCATAACACCTGGTGGGCTTAACATTGCGGATTCCTTCTTTAATTTGATGTGATGGTTCGTAAAACTGATAATCATGAACAGGAACAAAACTCCAATTATTGCGCATGTTGTATACCCTATTCGCTTGAAAGCAGTTTTCATGATATCTCCTCTGGCAGGCTCTCTACCGCTGTAAAAAAGACATCCAGCAGCTCCACACCATACACAGTCCGCACGTATTCTGTGATTATCGCTAAGTCTTCTTCCTGCTGATATTCCAGGCAAGGCCGACCTTCACTCCACAATACCCTGCACGGGAACCTCTCCACAACATGTTGAATAATGTGATCCGGGTCTGCCGCTTTATGCATATTTGGCATGTGTACCCACTCCTTTTTCTTAAATTCACTTACAGCATCCAAATGTACCTCTCGCTTAAACGATCAAACACCCCTTTTCCATAATGCTTTAATTTTGAAATAGATGTTCTTTCGATTCAGTGCAGTTCATCACATCGCTCTTCGCATCGCTCCAAAGATGTCTTTCCTGTGCAAGTTAGCTATAATAAAGGGATCAATGATTTTATGAAGGCAGGAACATTATGCGTACACGAGTTCATTTCATCGCTCCTTATGAGTCGATGATTCCTATTATAGAAGAATGCATCCCTCGTTATCCTCAGCTATCCGTTCTAACCGAGGTGGGTGACTTGGCGAAAGGCGTTGAGCTGGCCGTACAGGCTGAGAAAAAGGGAGCAGAAATTATTATCAGCCGTGGGGGAACCGCCCAATTAATCAAACAAGCCGTTACCGTACCGGTTATTGATGTGCAGCTGTCGGGTTATGACATGATTCGTTCACTTACCTTAGCCAGTCAGTATAACGGACAGACCGCGATCGTTGGTTTCTCCAATATTACATCCGGTGCACAATCCATTATCGATCTTATGGATCTGCCGCTCAAAGTGTATACGATCCACAGTTCGGAAGAGGTTGCACGGCTGCTGCTGGAATTGAAGGCATCCGGTTACCAGCAGATTGTAGGTGACGTTATTACTGTTAATACGGCCAAGGCCTATGGTCTGGAAGGATTATTGATCCAATCCGGCACAGAATCCATTCGCAGAGCGATGGAAGATGCACAGCTGGTCTACCGGTATTTGAGTAAAAACCAGACCTTATCTGTCATTCTAAATGATCTGGTTACACAGGAGCATCCAAATCTGTTGATTTTGGGCGAACAAGATGATGTGGTTTTTGAGAACCTAACCGATTTTGACCGCAATCCGCTGACCGACAATCATCTGTACCTGATCAATACCAGTCTTGAATTCCATCAATCCAGAATCCAGAACGTGTTTATGGTGGACGACTACCAATTGACAGTTCAGGCGTACGAAACAACGCTGGATGACAAGAGTTACAAGGTATATCTGCTGGAAAAGGGGGAGCCCTATGCCTTTGCACAATTCGGCATTATGACCTACACGGATTCCTCCATGGAACCCATTGTTGCCGAATCTCCCGCCATGCAGGCACTGTTAAAAAACATCCGTGCGTTGTATGCCCATCATGAACCCATATATCTGCTGGGCGAAGCGGATTCAGGGAAATCTTTTCTGGTCAAACATATGCATCAAATGCACTCCGGCGGCGGCCTGTTATTACAGATTGATCTATCTCAGGTTCCCTCGGGCCATTTGCATAAAATCCCGCTGACCAAAGTGAAAACGGTAGAGCTGAATCAGATTGAATTGCGCCTAAATGACCCCGAGCTGCTGACCTTTATTGAAGCTTGTCTCCAAAGCAGCATCGGCCTGTTTATTCTGAGCGAGCACGTGCCTGACCCGAATTGGACACTTAAGCTGAGTCTGAACATGCTCCTTATGCCGAGCCTTGCAGACCGTGCTGAGGACCTCGAACCATTAATGCAGCATTTCCTGACGGGGTATTACAACAAATACGGAACGACCGCTGTGCGAATCAAGGAGGATGCGCTGCAGCTGATCCGGGATCAAGCCGCACATATGAACGTCAATCAGTTGAAACATCTGATCAAACAAGCTGCACTTAACGAGCCGGATTATGTAATCACAAGCGAAACGTTGAACCGGCTGCTGCACCAGCAGTCTGCTGCGAATGCAGGTGCAATGAAACTAAACGGTACTTTGAAGGAGATTGAGAAAGAAATTATTCAGCTGGTGCTGCAGGAAGAAAATAATAATCAATCCAAAGCTGCTGAGCGCCTGGGGATTAACCGGGCCACATTATGGCGTAAACTTAAAGATTAACTTTAAGTTTACGTCTTTTTTTGGCTTGTTTGAGGTTGTTCTGCCGGATGCTGCATGAATCTGCTGTAGATTAGGTTGGCTTTGATCTTCATCGGGATCCGGCTCATCCACACGATATTTCTCATGATATCTATCGTGGCTGCTCATATCATTAATGTGTTGCATTTTTAAACATTATTAGTCTTAATTTAAATTAGAAATAATTTATTGTTGCTAAATGAAACGATATGGGATAATATAATCCCTGCAAGCGCTTCAAGAAAACGATTACTTCATAAGGAGCTACGACTATGAATATTAAAGCAACTTTAGATCGCATCCCTGGCGGTATGATGGTTGTTCCCCTTTTGCTGGGTGCAACGATCAATACATTTTTCCCGAATGCCCTACGCATCGGGGGATTTACTGAAGCTCTCTTTGTAAACAGTGCCAGTACACTCATTGCGCTTTTCCTGTTAATTGCCGGTACGCAGATTACGTTCAAAACAGCGGGTTCCTCCGTGGGTAAAGGTTTGACCCTTCTTACATTCAAGTGGGCAATCGGTGCAGGTCTTGGTTTTATCGCTATATTATTTGCTGATTCGAATGGGTTATTTCTAGGACTAGCCCCACTGGCCATTATTGCAGCGATGACGAACTCTAATGGCGGTCTGTATATCGCACTTGCAGGCCAATACGGTAAAGAAGATGACAAAGCAGCCTACCCGTTCCTCGCACTTAGTGACGGACCATTTCTAACCATGGTAGCGCTCTCGATCTTTGGTGCCATGGGTTTTGCGAACGGTATGTTCTCTCCAATGTCCTTTGTCGCGGTATTGCTTCCACTGATTGTTGGTGTCATTATTGGTAATCTGGACCGCAACCTAGCTGAATGGCTGCACAAAGGCAGTGATAAACTTGTCCCGTTCTTTGCTTTTGCACTCGGTATGGGGATCAACTTCTCCTCCATTATCCAAGGTGGACTTGGCGGAATTCTGCTCGGCGTGCTGACCGTGCTTCTTACAGGCGGAGTTGGATACTTGCTCTTCAAAGCCATTGGCTGGAACCCCATTGTCGGTGCATCCGAGGGCTCTACAGCAGGTAATGCGGTGGGCACACCGGCTGCGATCGTAGCTGCCAACGCTTCATTTGGTCCCATTGCGGAGATCGCCACAGTGCAGATTGCTGCAAGTGTGGTTACGACAGCAATTCTGCTGCCGATCTTTATCGGCTTCCTCTCCAAACGACTGGAGAAATCAGGCGGTGTCGCCAAATATAATGAACGACCGACCACATAAACGTAGACGTGGATTAAGTAATTTCATTCATAATGGATTTTTAAAGGAGGGATGACTGCATGAAACTGGCCATTATTGCAGATGATTTGACCGGTGCCAATGACAGCGGGGTGCAGCTAGCCCGGCATGGCTTGAAGACAAGTGTTCTATTTAATATGGACGAGGCATCACTGGCCTCTTATGATACCGTTGTTTTTGATACAGACAGCCGTTCCATTGCAGCGGAAGAAGCTTATGAGCGTGTGTATCGTGCAGCCAAACTGCTGACAGAGAACGGGTTTGATACCATTTTCAAAAAAATGGACTCTACCATGCGCGGTAATATCGGCATCGAGATGGATGCCGTATACGATGCTGTAAAACCTGATTTTATGATGATCGCTCCGGGGTATCCGAAAAATAACCGCACCATTCAGGAGGGCATTCATTACCTGAACGGCGTGCCTCTTGCGGAGACAGAAATCGCTCTTGATCCGAAGACACCCGTGACCATCTCCTACCTTCCGGACCTGCTCAAACAGCAGACTAATTACAGCGTAGGTAAGATTACCGTCACCGATCTGGAAGCCGGATCGCAGCAGGTTCATGCCAGACTGGAGCAGTTGAAACAAAAAAGCGTCCCGTATGTGCTGGTGGACTCCACCGAGGAACGGCATTTGGAACTGATATTGCAGATGACGAAGAGCATGCCGTACACTTTTGCCTGGGCAGGTTCTGCAGGTATTGCCAACTACCTTCCGGCTCACTACGAACTGGAATCCAAATCCGCTGCACTAACAATCCCGCCGAATTCCGGACCGATCCTGACCGTGGTGGGCAGCGTCAATAAAAACTCTCGTGAGCAGTTATATCGCCTGCTTCGTCAGTCCCGGATCGCATCCGTGTCCTTCCACTCGTTCAAAGCCGTATCTGCAGAAGCAGACCGTGCAGCAGAGATGGAACGTGTCTACGACGAGATCAGAACCAAAGCGATGGAGGG harbors:
- a CDS encoding four-carbon acid sugar kinase family protein, giving the protein MKLAIIADDLTGANDSGVQLARHGLKTSVLFNMDEASLASYDTVVFDTDSRSIAAEEAYERVYRAAKLLTENGFDTIFKKMDSTMRGNIGIEMDAVYDAVKPDFMMIAPGYPKNNRTIQEGIHYLNGVPLAETEIALDPKTPVTISYLPDLLKQQTNYSVGKITVTDLEAGSQQVHARLEQLKQKSVPYVLVDSTEERHLELILQMTKSMPYTFAWAGSAGIANYLPAHYELESKSAALTIPPNSGPILTVVGSVNKNSREQLYRLLRQSRIASVSFHSFKAVSAEADRAAEMERVYDEIRTKAMEGQDVVLYSTAESIDIELARATGENRGLNHTQVSNEIVRAIGEICARLLEEGLFKGVSMTGGDTAKQICLKWNISGFELLDELEIGVPISRFMGIEDLYVITKAGGFGKPDVFIHAIQKLKGGILV
- a CDS encoding PrpR N-terminal domain-containing protein, which translates into the protein MRTRVHFIAPYESMIPIIEECIPRYPQLSVLTEVGDLAKGVELAVQAEKKGAEIIISRGGTAQLIKQAVTVPVIDVQLSGYDMIRSLTLASQYNGQTAIVGFSNITSGAQSIIDLMDLPLKVYTIHSSEEVARLLLELKASGYQQIVGDVITVNTAKAYGLEGLLIQSGTESIRRAMEDAQLVYRYLSKNQTLSVILNDLVTQEHPNLLILGEQDDVVFENLTDFDRNPLTDNHLYLINTSLEFHQSRIQNVFMVDDYQLTVQAYETTLDDKSYKVYLLEKGEPYAFAQFGIMTYTDSSMEPIVAESPAMQALLKNIRALYAHHEPIYLLGEADSGKSFLVKHMHQMHSGGGLLLQIDLSQVPSGHLHKIPLTKVKTVELNQIELRLNDPELLTFIEACLQSSIGLFILSEHVPDPNWTLKLSLNMLLMPSLADRAEDLEPLMQHFLTGYYNKYGTTAVRIKEDALQLIRDQAAHMNVNQLKHLIKQAALNEPDYVITSETLNRLLHQQSAANAGAMKLNGTLKEIEKEIIQLVLQEENNNQSKAAERLGINRATLWRKLKD
- a CDS encoding alpha/beta hydrolase yields the protein MLSPPGVMVSVNDHMMHVYTEGFGLQTLVFLSGAGTSAPVLDFKALYSKLSVQHRIAVVEKAGYGFSEAADVSRDIDMMLEETRAALNRAGQRPPYILFPHSMSGVEAVYWAQKYPDEVRAIIGLDPAIPEVYEKYPLPSKLMLNVVTLGARIGITRFFPAIADSSAAIQENQLSPHDEELYRALFYRNTQTSNMNEEIRMIKANAKKAAEQGVPDVPMYFFISNGEELPVENWQADLAMYSEALKNGKYLIIEGGHYLHNTNTEQIAEESAKFIAEL
- a CDS encoding 2-keto-3-deoxygluconate permease, which translates into the protein MNIKATLDRIPGGMMVVPLLLGATINTFFPNALRIGGFTEALFVNSASTLIALFLLIAGTQITFKTAGSSVGKGLTLLTFKWAIGAGLGFIAILFADSNGLFLGLAPLAIIAAMTNSNGGLYIALAGQYGKEDDKAAYPFLALSDGPFLTMVALSIFGAMGFANGMFSPMSFVAVLLPLIVGVIIGNLDRNLAEWLHKGSDKLVPFFAFALGMGINFSSIIQGGLGGILLGVLTVLLTGGVGYLLFKAIGWNPIVGASEGSTAGNAVGTPAAIVAANASFGPIAEIATVQIAASVVTTAILLPIFIGFLSKRLEKSGGVAKYNERPTT